A DNA window from Arachis hypogaea cultivar Tifrunner chromosome 18, arahy.Tifrunner.gnm2.J5K5, whole genome shotgun sequence contains the following coding sequences:
- the LOC112771634 gene encoding protein NDL2-like isoform X2, whose amino-acid sequence MAGTRLRKKLGAPEIVPDYPIPSVDDLADQIAEILKFFGLSAVMCMGVAAGAYILTLFAMKYRQRVFGLILVSPLCKEPSWTEWLCNKVMTNLLYFCGMCGVAKEMFLKRYYSKDIRGGAQFPESDIVKACRRRKHEFRGSCTNS is encoded by the exons ATGGCAGGCACAAGGTTGAGAAAAAAG TTGGGAGCTCCTGAGATTGTTCCAGATTATCCAATTCCTTCTGTTGATGACTTAGCAGATCAAATAGCCGAGATTCTCAAATTTTTTGG TCTTAGTGCAGTAATGTGCATGGGAGTAGCTGCCGGGGCTTACATTCTTACCTTATTTGCT ATGAAGTATAGACAACGTGTATTTGGTTTGATACTTGTTTCACCTCTATGCAAAGAACCATCTTGGACTGAGTGGTTGTGCAACAAG GTCATGACAAATTTACTCTATTTTTGTGGCATGTGCGGGGTGGCAAAGGAAATGTTCCTGAAGCGGTACTATAGCAAG GACATTCGAGGTGGTGCTCAATTCCCAGAGTCAGATATAGTTAAAGCTTGCCGAAGG AGAAAACATGAATTCAGAGGAAGCTGCACAAATTCCTAG
- the LOC112771634 gene encoding protein NDL2-like isoform X1: MNGRHKVEKKELLQLGAPEIVPDYPIPSVDDLADQIAEILKFFGLSAVMCMGVAAGAYILTLFAMKYRQRVFGLILVSPLCKEPSWTEWLCNKVMTNLLYFCGMCGVAKEMFLKRYYSKDIRGGAQFPESDIVKACRRRKHEFRGSCTNS, encoded by the exons ATGAATGGCAGGCACAAGGTTGAGAAAAAAG AGTTGTTGCAGTTGGGAGCTCCTGAGATTGTTCCAGATTATCCAATTCCTTCTGTTGATGACTTAGCAGATCAAATAGCCGAGATTCTCAAATTTTTTGG TCTTAGTGCAGTAATGTGCATGGGAGTAGCTGCCGGGGCTTACATTCTTACCTTATTTGCT ATGAAGTATAGACAACGTGTATTTGGTTTGATACTTGTTTCACCTCTATGCAAAGAACCATCTTGGACTGAGTGGTTGTGCAACAAG GTCATGACAAATTTACTCTATTTTTGTGGCATGTGCGGGGTGGCAAAGGAAATGTTCCTGAAGCGGTACTATAGCAAG GACATTCGAGGTGGTGCTCAATTCCCAGAGTCAGATATAGTTAAAGCTTGCCGAAGG AGAAAACATGAATTCAGAGGAAGCTGCACAAATTCCTAG